Proteins co-encoded in one Nicotiana sylvestris chromosome 7, ASM39365v2, whole genome shotgun sequence genomic window:
- the LOC104246103 gene encoding G-type lectin S-receptor-like serine/threonine-protein kinase At4g27290 has product MKIFPFLLLFFCSLVFNQKVNGQGDTITTTQFIKDGETIISSDGTFELGFFSPGDTSANRYVGIWYKKISVITPVWIANRVAPVTNKSGVLKVIQSGLVVLVNDTNATVWSTNSSTTVQNPVAQLLDTGNFVVRDADDPNPENFIWQSFDYPTDTLIASMKLGKDLVTGFERHLSSWRSNDDPAPGEYTYHCDPTGYPQDLMRKGPNVIYRAGPWNGLRWSGAPNMVNNSITSFGLIMNDREIYYKYELVNKSVINTLVIKPNGNTMRMIWIEKTQGWVNYHSADADDCDTYKLCGAYGTCNILSDPLCQCLDKFEPKHPYDWNRADWSSGCVRKRSLNCTGDGFLMYSGVKLPDTRNSWFNKTMTLEECRAVCLRNCSCMGYTNLDIRNGGSGCLLWIGELVDIRQLSQSGQDIYIRMSASDIGSAGSKGKKAVVLAVLLPLLVALILLGLGVGLILYKRKRREDLVLTTKRRLGGHSNKNDDSNQNHHEDFELPLFDLFILTKATDNFSFENKIGEGGFGQVYKGVLEGGQEVAVKRLSETSKQGLNEFKNEVNCIAKLQHRNLVKLLGCCIQSEEKMLVYEYLPYKSLDLYIFDEERSALLDWPKRFNIISGIARGLMYLHQDSRLRIIHRDLKASNVLLDIEMIPKISDFGMARSFGGDETGANTRRVVGTYGYMSPEYAVDGIFSVKSDVFSFGVLVLEIVSGKKNRRFVHPDHHLNLLGHAWMLHKEGRQLELVDSNMVDSCYVSEVLRSIHVGLLCVQQNPEDRPNMSTVIMMLSNESILPPPKHPGFFTERNVKDTEFSWSTQTPSSINEVTITLLNAR; this is encoded by the exons ATGAAAATATTTCCCtttcttctcctcttcttctGCTCCTTAGTTTTTAATCAAAAGGTTAATGGTCAAGGGGATACCATAACTACAACTCAGTTCATTAAAGATGGTGAAACTATTATTTCCTCTGATGGAACATTCGAGTTGGGATTTTTCAGTCCTGGTGATACTTCCGCAAATCGCTATGTTGGAATATGGTACAAGAAAATCTCTGTTATTACTCCAGTTTGGATTGCTAATAGAGTAGCTCCTGTCACCAATAAATCTGGGGTCTTGAAAGTCATTCAGTCAGGTCTTGTTGTTCTTGTCAATGATACTAATGCCACTGTTTGGTCAACCAATTCATCAACAACCGTCCAAAATCCTGTTGCTCAGTTGCTGGACACGGGAAATTTTGTGGTTAGAGATGCAGATGATCCAAATCCTGAAAATTTCATCTGGCAAAGCTTTGATTATCCCACTGATACTTTGATAGCAAGTATGAAACTTGGAAAAGACTTGGTGACGGGATTTGAAAGGCATCTTAGCTCGTGGCGAAGTAATGATGATCCTGCTCCCGGAGAATATACTTATCACTGTGATCCTACTGGTTATCCGCAAGACCTTATGAGAAAAGGGCCTAATGTTATTTATAGAGCAGGGCCATGGAATGGTCTTCGGTGGAGTGGTGCACCTAATATGGTAAACAATTCAATCACCTCTTTTGGTTTGATCATGAACGATAGGGAAATTTATTACAAGTATGAGCTCGTTAATAAATCAGTTATCAACACTTTAGTGATAAAGCCTAATGGAAACACTATGCGTATGATTTGGATTGAAAAGACTCAGGGTTGGGTTAATTACCACTCCGCAGATGCAGATGATTGTGACACCTATAAATTATGTGGTGCATATGGCACTTGCAACATTTTGAGTGATCCTTTGTGTCAATGTTTAGATAAATTCGAGCCTAAACATCCATATGATTGGAATAGAGCTGACTGGTCAAGTGGTTGTGTCCGAAAACGGTCACTGAATTGTACAGGAGATGGGTTTCTAATGTATTCTGGTGTTAAACTGCCTGATACACGAAATTCTTGGTTCAATAAGACAATGACACTAGAAGAATGCAGGGCAGTTTGCTTGAGAAATTGTTCGTGTATGGGTTATACTAATCTGGACATACGCAATGGAGGAAGTGGGTGCTTGTTATGGATTGGGGAGCTGGTTGACATCAGACAGCTATCTCAATCAGGACAGGATATCTACATTAGAATGTCTGCTTCAGACATAG gttcagctgGATCAAAGGGAAAGAAAGCTGTCGTACTTGCAGTACTTTTGCCACTATTGGTTGCGTTGATTCTGCTAGGTTTAGGTGTAGGGCTGATTCTTTATAAACGAAAAAGGAGAGAGGATCTGGTGCTCACAACAAAGA GGAGATTAGGTGGTCACAGCAACAAGAATGATGACAGTAATCAAAATCACCATGAAGATTTTGAGCTACCACTTTTTGACTTATTTATATTAACCAAGGCTACTGACAATTTTTCATTTGAGAACAAGATTGGAGAGGGTGGCTTTGGACAAGTTTACAAG GGTGTATTGGAAGGTGGACAAGAAGTAGCAGTGAAGCGGCTTTCAGAAACTTCAAAGCAAGGACTCAACGAGTTCAAGAATGAAGTTAACTGCATTGCAAAACTTCAGCATCGAAATCTTGTAAAGCTTCTAGGATGCTGCATTCAATCAGAAGAGAAGATGTTGGTGTACGAATACTTGCCATACAAGAGCCTGGATTTGTATATATTTG ATGAAGAAAGGAGCGCACTACTTGATTGGCCTAAACGCTTCAACATTATCAGTGGAATTGCTCGAGGACTGATGTATCTTCATCAAGATTCTAGGCTCAGAATCATCCACAGAGACTTGAAAGCTAGCAATGTCTTACTTGATATTGAAATGATCCCAAAGATATCAGATTTTGGGATGGCTAGAAGTTTTGGAGGAGATGAGACAGGGGCCAATACACGCCGTGTTGTTGGAACATA TGGTTACATGTCCCCAGAATATGCAGTGGACGGGATATTCTCAGTGAAATCAGATGTCTTTAGCTTTGGAGTCTTGGTACTAGAAATTGTGAGTGGAAAGAAGAACAGACGATTTGTTCATCCAGACCACCACCTCAACCTTCTTGGACAT GCATGGATGCTTCATAAAGAAGGAAGACAATTGGAACTAGTCGATTCAAATATGGTGGACTCGTGTTATGTGTCAGAAGTACTAAGATCAATCCATGTGGGATTGTTATGTGTTCAACAGAATCCAGAGGACAGACCAAATATGTCTACTGTGATTATGATGCTGAGCAATGAAAGCATTTTGCCACCACCTAAACATCCTGGATTTTTCACTGAAAGGAATGTTAAAGATACTGAATTTTCTTGGAGTACACAAACACCTAGTTCTATAAACGAAGTTACCATCACATTGTTGAATGCTCGATAA